The stretch of DNA TATTTGGATGTACAATGAATCGTTACGAGACAATGTAAAGTGATAAATCGTAACAATGGATAATTCAACAATAAGTCGCTAACATTGCTGTCCATATGGATAGATGCTATTTCTGTCCATATGGATAGATGCTATTGATGTCCATATGGATAGATTGTATTCAATAATgctttaaggtttttttttgtattttggtaaGTAAAATGAATTGTTAACCGAACCAAAAATTAAGGCTTGTTAACCGAACCAAAGATTTGTACCTAATAAGCGAAACCCAACCAATATTAAGTTGGGATTGAAGTCGAAACTTGGTCATCGTTTTCGTAACTCTAAATGATTCGCAAGCATTGTATCGTTTCGATTCCCAATAATTCATTGTATCGATTGGACCTGTCTATATTCATTGAAACGTTGTATTTGCTTTATTTTCCAATTCGATCATGACCCCTATAAAACTCCTCGCATTGTCCCCCGAAACTATTGTGTCACCTTCAAGCAACAATTTCATTTCAAGAGTGCAGCAATGTCTGGAGAGGGTTCAAGAGAACGTCCTAAACGCTTCGCAGAGGAGCCAACCGTAGGAGCCAGCTCGAGTAAACGGCCCAAAAGGAATGATGATTTCGAATGGGAAGGGGAGGTTTTGGAGGCCATGCGAGCCGCTCTAACTAAGACACGTGAGGTGAGCGAGACGGAGACAAGGGAGCACTACATGTCAATCATTCATATGATGGAGgatcatatgaagaagaaggaagaaaaaacagCCCTCCTTCATCAAGTGGAAACCATCGATGCAAAAATCGATCTAGTGAATGACATCTTGAGTCTGGAAATTGAGGATTTGGTGGGAGAGTTGCAGAGGCTTGAGGAGTTGCGTGAAGTTACGGCCGCCGATGCCGCAAAGTGTCGGGTTCCTCCTCTAATTGGTTGGTCGAAAGTGGAAGCGTAATTCAACTATTAGTAGTGTTATGTCAGGTTtttatgttatcttttttttttttttttcaaactttgtAAACCACGTTATTTCTCACAACATCCTCTCTATTTATAACATTGTTCTCcgtttttaatttatctttcttCTATATTATTCACAATCATTAACTTCATGGTGAATTATACAGTACCATTTTAGCAAACAccgaaatatatacatataaatgtGATCTATATTTGGATAATTTTAGATACGTATCCATGTGGATATGTGGGCATGTGGACATGTGGATATGTAAAATTGGACACGTACAATGATTGAGAGGGCACATATAATTTAGACTGATTGAAACTGTACAATGTATTTGGATGTACTATGAATCATTACGAGACAATGCAATTTGATAAAACGTAACAATGGATCATCCACCAATAAGTCTATTAAAAGTGTTGTCCATGTGTATTGCTTTTGGTGGACACGGGTAGTCAATAAGAGAAATGATTATATTGCTGTCCATATGAATAGATTCTATTTAAATCATTCGATAATAATTAGGATTGTGTACATGATCATATTCTTTTGGGTTTTCATTGGATGGACTTATGGGGGAATGTAGTCCGCCTATGAATTGTAATTCAGATTAGAACGTTTACTAACAATATACACAGGgcttataatgtataattttttgcTAATCTAATGCTGTCCTCAAGTAGGTATCCATATGGATAGAACGACACCAGTAATACTACATACAAAGCAAAAGAGTTTGGCATTGTAACGTTTCATAACTCAAAATTGAGCCTAATATTGCCGCAGACTTAAAGGCACAATAGTTTGCAATAAAAAAGGGAGAGCGAGTAAGAGACTGGTTACGAAGGCGAAATTTAATTACTCCTTGCAACCAAAACATAACTTTCTGGAGAAGGTGGAACAGCATCTAATTGGATTGGTGCAAGTAGAAATGATGTTTTTGTCCTATCAGGTTGCATCTTGAACATCTTGAACACCTATTGTCGAAGGATTCATGGAAAAAGAAGAGTAGAAGTTAATACATGATCACTCGAATGATAAACAGTAGAAAAATAGATAAAACTTACCGGATGGAATGCTAGTCTTGATAGGCCTACCAGATGGCCGCCGTGACTTTGGTGGGAGTAGGTCCCTCTTAACAAATTCATCGGCCATACCAATATCATTTGGATGAACTTCAGGGTTGATTACTCCTGCATAAGTGGCTGCCCATGTAGTAGTCTTATAGTACTCGACTACTAGTGTTGTAGGTGGAATGCCTTGGTAGTTGGCAGCAAGCATTGCGTGTCCACAAGGGATCTTAAGTCGGTCGTATTGCTTGCAAGTACATTTGTTCAAATCCAGAAGGACTTGGTGTTTCCGGGTGAACCCTCCCACAATTTCATAATAAAAGGTTTCAACAGTTGCTACCTTGTTTCCCCTTACTTGTGACCAACTTTTTGCCATTTCTTTATCAACCTCCGGAGTTACCAATCCGTTGTGTGTTGCAGACTTTTTCCTCCTTGCACTGAACCAGCGTGTTAACATAGCCCTAATAAACTTAAGTAACTCCACTATTGGTGACGCCCTACACTTCCATAATGCTTTGTTCAACGATTCAGCTATGTTGCTAGTCATCAGATTGTAATGGTCTCCCTGAAAATATGCGCGTGACCAATGAGCAGTGCCGATTTTCTCAAGCCATTTAGCACATTCGATGTTTTTTCCACGAATTTGTCCAGAAATTGTCCGGAAAGAGTCAGCTGTGTAGGCATATGCAGCATTAGTGACCAGTTTGGCAAGACCTTTGTTGTGAAATTTGGCATTCACATTCCTCGCCAAGTGGACAATACAAGCGCCATGATGAGCACGTGGAAAAACCCTCTTCTTAGCAACGTAAATGGACTGACATCTGTCAGAAATGATGGTGAGGGTATTGCTGTCTGCGATGATGCGTTCAAGCTTCTCAAAGAACCAAGTCCACGAATCATCATTCTCCCTATCTACAACAGCAAACGCTAGAGGGAGTACTTGAAAGTTACCGTCTTGGCCACTTGCTGTGAACAAAACTCCTTTGTACTTACCAGTTAGATGCGTCCCGTCCACAACAAGAACACGTCTCAGCTGACTGAAGCCTTGAATGGATGCACCAAATGCCAAGAACGTGTACAAGAATCTTTCAGACCATCTTCCTCGATTTCTGTTTTGATATCTGTTACAGTACTGGGATTTGCGAGCTTCAAAAGATGCAAATATTCAGGCAGTTAAGCATACGAATCTTCATCAGAGCCAAACAAGTCGTCTGTAGCTTTTTCCGGAGCCCTACGACACTTACTGTATGATGCTGAAACCTTAAGGTCCATTGGTACTGGTGATTAGATGGTGTGGCAAATTTTGATGGGAAGGATGGACTGTACGCTAATTAGTTGGTGTAGAAGGGGaatagtatttttttagtttctctcCCTTGTTGCagtagttgtttttttttcgctatagttgtttgaaattttttggatAGTATTGTAAAGAATCAGCAGTAGGGGCAGTATGTGAAATGTTTTAGCAGTAGGGGCAGTATGTGAAATGTTTTAGCAGTAGGGGAAGGTTTCATCTGTAAGGGAAGGTTACATCCGTTTTGTCAGTTAGTGTGGTTATTGTTGAATAAGCGAGTAGGAATTGTTGGAGTGGCGGCGGCTGTGACCATATTGTAGAGATGGAAAACCTAATTGTTATTGTAGGGTTCACATATAACATGGACAGTGAGTAATTTCTGTCCAAGTATATTTCCTTGTCCATCCTGTTCGGGATTTTGATGTGTGTACAGGGGTTTTTAAATGCTGTCCATCATCtgccttttttttggtttataacctaaatataatttaaacctATTAATTAATAGATGGAATCCTAAGCGTATACAGTAGACCCTAATAGGGGAAATAGGTGACAGCTTTCAGCAGTAGGGGAAGGTTTCATCTGTAGGGGAAGGTTACATCTGTTTTGTCCGTTAGTGTGCATTTATTGACTTTGACTTTGACCATATTTTAGATATGAAAAACGTAATGGTCATTGGATGGACAGGAAGTAAGATGGACAGGAAGTAAGATAGACAGGAAGTATGATAGACAATAAGATGGACAGGAAGTAATTATGTCCAAGTATACTTCATTGTCCATCCTGTTCGGCATTTTGATGTGTGTACAGGGGATATTAAATGATGTTCATcatctgactttttttttgtatataacgtaaataaaatttaaaccttcAGTACTGATTAGTAGATTGAATCTGAAATGTTGTTAGTAAACCCTAAACTGCATTacacataaaccctaaaccgcgtTACCCCTTTAACCttaaaccataaaccctaaaccctaaaccctaaaccctaaactctaaaccctaaactctaaactctaaaccctaaactctaaaccctaaacttcaaACTCTAAGcactaaactctaaaccctaaactccaaacTCTAAgccctaaactctaaaccctaaactcccAACTCCaaactctaaactctaaactctaaactgtaaaccctaaaatccaaactctaaaccctaaactctaaacacGAAGATCCCGTAGCTTAGAGTTTAGAGTTTACGTATCTTGTAGATCCCCCACATCTATGACCTTTGTAGATGTTCTATTGAAACATAGTTCTAAAAAGGTTCTGAGTATAGGAGAGGACTAGATGGTCGTTATCTGGTATCCACATGgattattaatattagaatctAAGTGGACATGTCCACGTGGATATGTATGAC from Camelina sativa cultivar DH55 chromosome 9, Cs, whole genome shotgun sequence encodes:
- the LOC104715175 gene encoding uncharacterized protein LOC104715175; amino-acid sequence: MDLKVSASYSKCRRAPEKATDDLFGSDEDSYQNRNRGRWSERFLYTFLAFGASIQGFSQLRRVLVVDGTHLTGKYKGVLFTASGQDGNFQVLPLAFAVVDRENDDSWTWFFEKLERIIADSNTLTIISDRCQSIYVAKKRVFPRAHHGACIVHLARNVNAKFHNKGLAKLVTNAAYAYTADSFRTISGQIRGKNIECAKWLEKIGTAHWSRAYFQGDHYNLMTSNIAESLNKALWKCRASPIVELLKFIRAMLTRWFSARRKKSATHNGLVTPEVDKEMAKSWSQVRGNKVATVETFYYEIVGGFTRKHQVLLDLNKCTCKQYDRLKIPCGHAMLAANYQGIPPTTLVVEYYKTTTWAATYAGVINPEVHPNDIGMADEFVKRDLLPPKSRRPSGRPIKTSIPSGVQDVQDAT